Proteins encoded in a region of the Syntrophales bacterium genome:
- a CDS encoding AtpZ/AtpI family protein produces the protein MEKNTKRTIVEMAHASSLGIVMVLSIFGCLLLGAYLDRKFQTTTNVFTVFFLIIGIIAGFRNIYIFLKRLLAQEQRESEQAKEVKKPKNVRPRKRPSFEKD, from the coding sequence ATGGAAAAGAATACGAAGAGAACGATCGTGGAGATGGCCCATGCGAGCAGTCTCGGCATTGTCATGGTTCTTTCGATATTCGGCTGCCTCCTGCTCGGAGCCTACCTTGACCGCAAGTTTCAAACCACCACGAACGTTTTCACCGTATTCTTCCTGATTATCGGGATCATCGCCGGGTTCAGAAACATTTACATTTTCCTCAAGCGGCTCCTTGCCCAGGAGCAGCGTGAATCAGAGCAGGCGAAAGAGGTTAAAAAACCGAAAAATGTCAGGCCGAGGAAAAGACCCTCTTTTGAAAAAGATTGA
- the uvrB gene encoding excinuclease ABC subunit UvrB, whose protein sequence is MDLFKLTTDFLPRGDQKTAIEELARGAASHVPCQVLLGVTGSGKTFTIANVIEKMNRPTLVIAHNKTLAAQLYGEFKGFFPENAVEYFVSYYDYYQPEAYLPGTDTYIEKDASINDEIDKLRHSATRSLLDRRDVIIVASVSCIYGIGSPESYSGMRAFLSEGDDVDRDLLITRLVELHYDRNDTDFHRGTFRVRGDTVELFPPYAEDRVIRLEFFGDTLETIAIADPLRGQILERRRTVTIHPGSHYVLPAEDLKRAIETISDELVERLEELRSLDKPLEARRLEQRTRFDLEMLEEMGYCQGIENYSRHLTGRAPGEPPPTLMEYLPDDALIVIDESHQTIPQLRGMYRGDRSRKQTLVEYGFRLPSALDNRPLTFEEFEAFPRQWICVSATPAAYELERAGGYVVEQIIRPTGLMDPEIVVKPAARQVDDLLEEINVRVDAGERVLITTLTKRMAEHLTDYYRGLGVKVAYLHSDVKTLERVALIRDLRRGVHDVLVGVNLLREGLDIPEVSLVAILDADKEGFLRSEQSLIQTSGRAARNVNGRVIMYADQITLSIQKCLDETKRRRSIQKKYNGKMGITPETITKSISDILTSVYEADYVTVPVTGDEDEPFSEEEILASIDALTKGMKEASAKLEFERAAVLRDRIRKLKGLQTELGVWEWGDSRGRRS, encoded by the coding sequence ATGGACCTCTTCAAACTGACAACCGACTTTCTGCCCCGGGGAGACCAGAAGACGGCCATCGAGGAACTGGCCCGGGGAGCGGCATCACACGTTCCCTGCCAGGTCCTTCTCGGCGTCACCGGTTCCGGAAAGACCTTCACCATAGCCAACGTCATCGAAAAAATGAACCGGCCGACCCTGGTGATCGCCCACAACAAGACCCTCGCCGCCCAGCTCTACGGTGAGTTCAAGGGTTTTTTCCCGGAGAACGCCGTTGAATACTTTGTCAGCTACTACGATTATTACCAGCCCGAGGCCTACCTCCCCGGTACTGATACGTACATAGAAAAGGACGCGTCCATCAACGATGAGATAGACAAACTACGGCACTCGGCAACGCGATCACTCCTGGATCGGAGAGACGTGATCATCGTGGCAAGCGTTTCATGCATCTACGGTATCGGTTCACCCGAGAGCTACAGCGGCATGCGGGCCTTTCTCTCCGAGGGTGACGATGTCGATCGGGACCTTCTGATCACGCGGCTCGTTGAACTGCACTACGACCGTAACGATACTGATTTCCACCGGGGGACTTTCCGGGTACGGGGCGACACGGTGGAACTGTTTCCACCCTACGCCGAGGACCGGGTCATACGTCTTGAATTCTTCGGCGATACTCTTGAGACCATCGCCATTGCCGACCCCCTCAGGGGACAGATCCTGGAACGGCGCCGGACGGTAACAATCCACCCCGGAAGCCACTATGTACTCCCCGCGGAGGACCTGAAGCGGGCCATCGAAACCATCAGTGATGAACTCGTCGAGCGACTGGAGGAACTGCGTTCCCTGGACAAGCCCCTCGAGGCCCGGAGGCTGGAACAACGGACCCGTTTCGATCTTGAAATGCTTGAAGAAATGGGCTATTGCCAGGGCATCGAAAACTACTCGCGCCACCTGACAGGCCGGGCCCCCGGCGAACCACCGCCGACACTCATGGAATATCTTCCCGACGACGCCCTCATCGTCATAGACGAAAGTCACCAGACCATTCCCCAGCTGCGGGGCATGTACCGGGGCGACCGTTCGAGGAAGCAGACCCTGGTTGAATATGGCTTCCGCCTTCCTTCAGCCCTGGACAACCGCCCCCTCACGTTCGAGGAATTCGAGGCTTTCCCACGACAATGGATTTGCGTTTCCGCCACGCCTGCCGCCTATGAACTGGAACGGGCAGGCGGGTATGTGGTTGAACAGATCATCAGACCCACGGGTCTCATGGACCCGGAGATTGTCGTCAAACCCGCCGCCCGCCAGGTGGACGACCTGCTGGAGGAAATCAACGTCCGGGTCGACGCCGGCGAACGGGTCCTGATAACCACCCTGACCAAACGCATGGCGGAACACCTCACCGACTATTATCGGGGTCTGGGCGTCAAGGTAGCCTATCTCCATTCGGATGTAAAAACCCTGGAGCGGGTGGCTCTGATACGGGATCTGCGACGGGGCGTCCACGATGTCCTGGTAGGCGTCAACCTTCTACGGGAAGGACTCGATATTCCGGAGGTTTCTCTCGTGGCGATTCTCGATGCCGACAAGGAGGGTTTTCTCCGTTCCGAACAGTCCCTCATACAGACAAGCGGCCGGGCCGCCCGCAACGTCAACGGTCGGGTCATCATGTACGCCGACCAGATAACCCTGTCGATACAGAAATGCCTGGACGAGACGAAACGGCGCCGCTCAATTCAGAAAAAATACAATGGTAAAATGGGGATAACGCCGGAAACCATAACAAAGTCAATCAGTGATATACTCACCTCCGTCTATGAGGCTGATTACGTGACGGTTCCCGTGACCGGGGATGAAGACGAGCCTTTCTCGGAAGAGGAAATCCTGGCATCCATCGACGCGCTGACGAAGGGGATGAAAGAGGCTTCGGCAAAGCTGGAATTCGAACGGGCCGCCGTGCTCAGGGACAGAATCAGGAAACTGAAGGGCCTTCAGACGGAGTTGGGTGTCTGGGAATGGGGAGACAGCCGTGGCAGACGTTCCTGA
- a CDS encoding acyl-CoA dehydrogenase family protein, producing MALNFNFTEEQRMLEDSVYRWASTWLEPQMEHLYEVDEMPPALFKETGNLGINGIVFEEEYGGAAMGYVETLLAYENIARVSNALSMTVGASETLCYDNFRRNATDEQKKKFLPPSCTGEAIGCLGITEPNSGSDAMSLSTTAVKSGDKYIINGSKIFITNAPVADFMVFYAKTEPEKGPRGISAFFCEIDKVKDNGWSCDKIKKWGMRTSPTGLVTFEDMELPEENLIGGYNKGVAVLTSGLCTERITLSGCTLGSQRSCLEISLKYAKERVQFGKPIISFQAMQEKIANMYTGYLSSKWMAYSAAAYCDEQDDKTGGKGTDLDRMAAAALLYCGEMGVKIALDAIQIHGGYGYCTEYGITRHFLDQKLWDIGAGTSEIRRMIIARELMRDDFKSGR from the coding sequence ATGGCGTTAAATTTCAACTTTACAGAAGAACAGAGGATGCTTGAAGACAGTGTATACCGCTGGGCATCGACTTGGTTGGAGCCCCAGATGGAGCATCTCTACGAAGTGGATGAAATGCCCCCCGCGCTCTTCAAGGAAACGGGAAACCTGGGCATCAACGGCATCGTTTTCGAGGAGGAATACGGCGGAGCGGCCATGGGCTATGTGGAAACACTGCTGGCCTATGAAAACATCGCTCGCGTGAGCAACGCGCTCTCCATGACTGTCGGCGCCAGCGAGACCCTGTGCTACGACAACTTCCGCCGGAACGCCACGGATGAGCAGAAGAAAAAATTCCTGCCCCCGTCCTGCACCGGCGAGGCAATCGGCTGCCTCGGCATCACCGAGCCCAATTCAGGGTCGGATGCCATGAGCCTGTCGACCACGGCCGTAAAAAGCGGCGACAAATACATAATCAACGGCAGCAAAATTTTTATCACCAATGCTCCCGTTGCGGATTTCATGGTCTTCTACGCCAAGACGGAACCTGAGAAGGGCCCCCGCGGAATTTCAGCTTTCTTCTGCGAAATCGACAAGGTAAAGGACAACGGCTGGTCCTGCGACAAGATCAAGAAGTGGGGCATGCGCACCTCCCCCACGGGCCTCGTTACCTTTGAAGACATGGAACTGCCGGAGGAAAACCTCATCGGTGGCTACAACAAGGGCGTCGCCGTCCTGACGAGCGGCCTCTGCACCGAGAGAATCACCCTCTCGGGCTGCACCCTGGGCTCCCAGAGAAGTTGCCTTGAAATAAGCCTCAAGTATGCCAAGGAACGTGTCCAGTTCGGCAAGCCGATCATTTCCTTCCAGGCTATGCAGGAAAAGATCGCCAATATGTACACGGGCTACCTGTCCTCCAAGTGGATGGCCTACAGTGCGGCCGCTTACTGCGACGAGCAGGACGACAAAACCGGTGGAAAGGGTACGGACCTTGACCGCATGGCCGCGGCGGCGCTTCTGTACTGCGGCGAGATGGGCGTCAAGATTGCCCTCGATGCCATTCAGATTCACGGCGGATACGGCTACTGTACCGAGTACGGCATCACCCGCCACTTCCTGGATCAGAAACTGTGGGATATCGGCGCGGGAACATCGGAAATCCGCAGAATGATCATTGCCCGGGAACTGATGAGAGACGACTTCAAGAGCGGTCGTTAA
- a CDS encoding ATP synthase subunit I, translating into MKKIELRSWIVVAAVSVICFIFASLPVAFGILIGGTICSLNFQWMYRDAKRALEGSVDKAPRRVIARFYLRLVVTAVVLFVVITRTSVNVIALVVGLSMVMLTIIPTVLLENQKNFSQEVK; encoded by the coding sequence TTGAAAAAGATTGAGCTGCGAAGCTGGATCGTTGTAGCGGCGGTTTCGGTGATATGTTTCATATTCGCCTCTCTGCCGGTGGCTTTCGGCATTCTGATCGGCGGCACCATCTGTTCTCTCAATTTTCAGTGGATGTACCGGGACGCGAAACGGGCCCTCGAGGGATCCGTCGACAAGGCTCCGCGGCGGGTAATCGCGCGATTTTACCTCCGCCTCGTTGTCACGGCAGTCGTCCTGTTTGTCGTCATCACCAGGACGTCCGTAAACGTGATCGCCCTTGTAGTCGGTCTTTCAATGGTGATGCTGACGATCATTCCCACTGTACTGCTGGAGAATCAAAAAAATTTTTCCCAGGAGGTTAAGTAA
- a CDS encoding DUF799 family lipoprotein translates to MRRVNGIMATVLVGIVLMVMAGCMSRASHDETLPPAATAADEGDEIRLIAVMPVDDRVGDAQASEMLREELLQQLYFKCYPKVPLSFVDERLETIAGNTDALSVSTQWAAASLGVDALLYTTLTEWSVSRTLLYGSTRVAASFELKKAGTGETLWRGSHAATERHVGITGKRVEGKAYMSCGEVLRKAVETVLSTFPEGPEALNPPLPDTRPWYRRWLRR, encoded by the coding sequence ATGCGCAGGGTCAATGGAATAATGGCAACTGTCCTGGTTGGTATCGTGCTCATGGTTATGGCGGGATGCATGTCCCGGGCTTCTCATGACGAAACCCTCCCCCCGGCCGCAACGGCGGCGGATGAAGGAGATGAGATACGGCTGATTGCCGTCATGCCCGTAGATGACAGGGTCGGTGATGCCCAGGCGTCTGAAATGCTGAGGGAGGAACTCCTCCAGCAGCTTTATTTCAAGTGCTATCCGAAGGTCCCTCTTTCCTTCGTCGATGAACGGCTTGAGACCATTGCCGGGAATACTGATGCCTTAAGTGTTTCAACACAGTGGGCGGCAGCTTCCCTCGGTGTTGACGCACTTCTCTATACGACTCTCACGGAATGGAGCGTATCGCGGACTCTCCTGTACGGTTCAACGCGGGTCGCCGCTTCATTCGAGCTCAAGAAGGCCGGGACGGGCGAAACCCTTTGGCGTGGAAGCCATGCGGCCACGGAACGGCATGTGGGCATTACGGGAAAGCGGGTGGAGGGGAAAGCCTACATGTCCTGCGGCGAAGTTCTCAGAAAGGCAGTCGAGACCGTTCTGTCCACCTTTCCCGAAGGTCCCGAAGCTCTGAACCCCCCTCTGCCGGACACGCGGCCCTGGTACCGGCGCTGGTTGAGACGGTAG
- the atpB gene encoding F0F1 ATP synthase subunit A — translation MHPFLFLENSYVPAHVTYTWFVMIVLIAVGFLATRNLQFFPGKVQNFMEVVLEGINRFLVDTMGPKGQQFFPLIATLALFILVSNLIAIVPGFEPPTSNLNTTVALSLIVFIMTHVVGVKEHGFAYIKHFIGPVWWMAPIMFPIEVISHLARPLSLSLRLFGNMFGKELVLIIALIMAPLFVPLPIYVLKVFGGIIQTVVFALLAMMYIGGALEEAH, via the coding sequence ATGCATCCCTTCTTGTTTCTTGAAAACTCCTACGTTCCCGCCCACGTGACCTACACGTGGTTTGTCATGATCGTTCTTATCGCCGTCGGCTTCCTGGCCACGCGAAACCTCCAGTTTTTCCCGGGAAAGGTGCAGAATTTCATGGAAGTCGTCCTGGAGGGAATCAACCGCTTTCTCGTCGACACCATGGGTCCCAAGGGGCAGCAGTTCTTCCCCCTCATAGCGACACTCGCCCTGTTCATCCTGGTATCCAACCTGATAGCCATTGTTCCCGGTTTTGAACCACCCACATCGAACCTCAACACAACCGTCGCCCTGTCGCTTATCGTCTTTATCATGACGCACGTCGTGGGCGTCAAGGAACACGGATTCGCCTACATAAAGCACTTTATCGGTCCCGTCTGGTGGATGGCGCCCATCATGTTTCCCATAGAAGTCATCAGCCACCTGGCACGCCCCCTTTCACTCTCCCTCCGTCTTTTCGGAAATATGTTCGGAAAAGAGCTGGTCCTCATCATCGCCCTGATCATGGCACCTTTGTTTGTTCCTCTCCCCATTTACGTATTGAAGGTATTCGGAGGCATTATCCAGACCGTTGTGTTCGCGCTCCTGGCAATGATGTACATCGGCGGCGCGCTGGAAGAGGCGCACTGA
- the uvrC gene encoding excinuclease ABC subunit UvrC produces MADVPDRVREKAAAAPAVPGVYLMKDREGTVIYAGKAKNLKSRIRSYFGTGIDRAMVPFLMARVKDIDYILTATEKEALILENTLIKKHRPRYNVMLRDDKNYFSIRLDTRADFPRFELVRRIKKDGARYFGPYASSTAVKETLRILNRFFSLRTCRDREFASRRRPCVEYQIKRCSAPCVGYISRDDYRTTLREAVLFIEGKRSNLLKMIQQRMNAAARALNFEEAARLRDRLNAVEQTLEKQYAVSPSFKDRDVFGTARREDCLAVYMMNIRKGVLTDQRTFPPVRTKASPEEALAALLKQYYDGTALLPEEVIIPATIDDERLIAEWLTEKRGRNVSVIVPKRGVRRDLLDLAAKNADEALAAHIRKNASLDRLLTELAEKLHLRNAPRRIECFDISTLQGRGAVGSMVVFSDGAPDRNHYRRYRIRTVDGADDYAMMYEVLKRRYADGKNLPDLIVIDGGRGQLGVALSVLKELDIRDVDVLGLAKETRRAKSPSPGTVRTDEDRVYLRERKNPLYLSQSPELLRLLQAARDEAHRFALAYHRKLRERENFLSPLDSVPGIGPKKKNALLNHFKSYEAIRRAPREELTRVPGIGAALADLIVATGAGSLTPE; encoded by the coding sequence GTGGCAGACGTTCCTGATCGAGTCCGTGAAAAGGCGGCCGCCGCTCCGGCAGTCCCCGGCGTCTATCTCATGAAGGACCGCGAGGGAACTGTCATCTACGCCGGCAAAGCCAAGAACCTGAAAAGCCGTATCAGGTCATACTTCGGCACCGGCATCGACCGGGCCATGGTTCCCTTTCTCATGGCCCGGGTGAAGGATATCGACTATATCCTGACAGCCACGGAAAAAGAGGCCCTGATCCTCGAAAACACCCTCATCAAGAAACATCGTCCCCGCTACAACGTTATGCTCCGGGACGATAAAAATTATTTCAGTATCCGCCTCGACACGAGAGCGGACTTCCCCCGGTTCGAACTGGTTCGCCGTATAAAAAAAGACGGTGCCCGCTATTTCGGCCCCTATGCCTCCAGCACCGCCGTCAAGGAAACGCTGCGGATATTGAACCGGTTCTTCTCTCTGCGTACCTGCCGGGACCGGGAGTTCGCGAGCAGGCGGCGCCCCTGTGTAGAGTACCAGATCAAACGATGTTCGGCACCCTGTGTGGGATACATCAGCCGGGACGACTACCGGACCACCCTGCGGGAGGCGGTCCTCTTCATCGAGGGAAAACGCAGCAATCTGCTGAAGATGATTCAGCAGCGCATGAACGCCGCCGCCCGCGCCCTCAATTTCGAGGAAGCCGCCCGGTTGAGGGATCGCCTGAACGCCGTGGAGCAGACCCTGGAAAAACAGTACGCCGTTTCACCCTCTTTCAAGGACCGGGACGTCTTCGGAACGGCCCGCCGGGAAGACTGCCTGGCCGTGTACATGATGAATATAAGGAAGGGTGTCCTTACGGATCAGCGGACATTTCCCCCGGTGAGAACAAAGGCATCCCCGGAGGAAGCTCTGGCCGCCCTGCTGAAACAATACTACGACGGAACGGCCCTGTTGCCTGAGGAAGTCATCATTCCCGCCACCATTGACGATGAGAGGCTCATCGCGGAATGGCTCACGGAAAAGCGGGGCCGGAATGTTTCGGTCATCGTCCCGAAGAGGGGCGTCCGGCGTGACCTGCTGGACCTCGCCGCCAAGAACGCCGATGAGGCCCTTGCCGCCCATATCAGGAAGAACGCGTCACTGGACCGGCTCCTGACCGAACTGGCGGAAAAACTTCATCTGCGCAACGCACCGCGCCGGATCGAATGCTTCGATATTTCCACCCTCCAGGGACGCGGCGCTGTGGGATCCATGGTGGTTTTCAGCGACGGGGCACCCGACAGAAACCACTATCGCCGTTATCGGATCAGAACCGTAGACGGCGCCGACGATTACGCCATGATGTACGAGGTCCTGAAACGCCGCTACGCCGACGGGAAGAACCTGCCCGATCTCATTGTCATCGACGGCGGCCGGGGACAGCTTGGCGTGGCCCTCTCAGTCCTGAAGGAACTGGACATTCGGGACGTCGATGTGCTGGGACTTGCCAAGGAGACCCGCCGCGCCAAATCGCCGTCCCCCGGAACGGTTCGGACCGACGAGGACCGGGTCTATCTGCGGGAACGAAAAAATCCCCTGTACCTTTCCCAATCCCCGGAACTCCTCCGCCTGCTTCAGGCCGCCCGCGATGAGGCCCACCGGTTCGCCCTGGCCTACCATCGGAAACTCAGGGAGCGCGAAAACTTCCTGTCACCCCTGGACAGTGTGCCCGGGATAGGTCCGAAAAAGAAGAACGCCCTGTTGAATCACTTCAAAAGTTACGAGGCTATCCGGCGGGCGCCGCGGGAGGAACTGACTCGCGTACCTGGAATCGGGGCAGCTCTGGCCGATTTGATCGTGGCAACGGGTGCCGGCAGTCTCACCCCCGAATGA